The following are encoded in a window of Pseudomonas multiresinivorans genomic DNA:
- the cyaY gene encoding iron donor protein CyaY has product MSTLSEARFHDLVDAVQVTVEDAFDDSDLDLDLENSSGVLTVRFENGTQLILSRQPALRQLWVAARSGGFHFDYDESGSLWICDSTREPLGALLNRATLEQAGEDVEFPGI; this is encoded by the coding sequence ATGAGCACTTTGAGCGAGGCCCGCTTCCATGACCTGGTGGACGCCGTACAGGTAACGGTGGAGGACGCCTTCGACGACAGCGATCTGGACCTGGACCTGGAGAACTCCAGCGGCGTGCTGACCGTGCGCTTCGAGAACGGCACCCAGCTGATCCTCAGCCGCCAGCCGGCGCTGCGCCAGCTGTGGGTGGCGGCGCGCTCCGGCGGTTTCCACTTCGACTACGACGAATCCGGCTCGCTGTGGATCTGCGACAGCACCCGCGAACCGCTGGGCGCGCTGCTCAATCGCGCCACGCTGGAACAGGCTGGCGAGGATGTCGAGTTCCCCGGCATCTGA
- a CDS encoding DUF484 family protein: MTDTPQDPSVTLEAEQVADYLRRHPEFFVDHDELIPEMRIPHQPGDAVSLVERQVRLLRERNIEMRHRLSQLMDVARDNDRLFDKTRRLVLDLLDATSLEEIVSTVEDSLRHEFLVPYVSLILFSDNNLPVGRSVSSAEAHQAIGGLLSGGKTVCGVLRPHELAFLFCESEREQVGSAAVVPLTFQGLHGVLAIGSPDPQHYKSSLGTLFLGYVAEVLARTLPRFSTPLRSVR, translated from the coding sequence ATGACCGATACTCCGCAGGACCCCAGCGTTACGCTCGAAGCCGAACAGGTCGCCGACTATCTTCGCCGGCACCCTGAATTCTTCGTCGATCATGACGAGCTGATCCCGGAGATGCGCATTCCGCACCAGCCGGGCGATGCCGTGTCGCTGGTGGAGCGCCAGGTCCGCCTGCTGCGCGAGCGCAACATCGAGATGCGCCATCGGCTGTCGCAGCTGATGGACGTGGCCCGCGACAACGATCGTCTGTTCGACAAGACCCGCCGCCTGGTGCTCGATCTGCTCGACGCCACCAGCCTGGAAGAAATCGTTAGCACGGTGGAAGACAGCCTGCGCCACGAGTTCCTCGTGCCCTACGTCAGCCTGATCCTGTTCAGCGACAACAACCTGCCGGTGGGCCGCTCTGTGAGCAGCGCCGAAGCGCACCAGGCCATCGGTGGCCTGCTGTCCGGAGGCAAGACCGTCTGCGGCGTGCTGCGCCCCCATGAGCTGGCCTTCCTGTTCTGCGAAAGCGAACGCGAGCAGGTCGGCTCCGCCGCCGTAGTGCCGCTGACCTTCCAGGGGCTGCACGGCGTACTGGCGATCGGCAGCCCCGACCCACAGCATTACAAGAGCTCGCTGGGCACCCTGTTCCTCGGCTACGTCGCCGAAGTCCTCGCGCGCACCCTGCCGCGCTTCTCCACGCCTCTGCGCTCGGTACGCTGA
- a CDS encoding AraC family transcriptional regulator, whose translation MDYRDPLPSSVSVAYLQGLVEHLQRHGVEPAKLLATVHLEPSILAQRDQRIAASAYLELVGAGVRLSGDANLGLHLGEAVRPGYYGVLGYLIMSCATLSDALHRQARYAALVGNLGRVELADEPPRAGCEPLVKHCWEALLPQQQRQMSEETLAGWVSFGHWVSGVDEAPFEVRFSHSAPADVSEHARIFRCPVLFDQPDNALVFPKRLLALPLGQADAQVQRTLDAYAERLLVEINKGDSVLDRARLELARQLPEQGADLERLSLTLALSPRTLQRRLRDTGLSFSQLVDETRQQLVLHYLRDPALDTADIAYLLGFSEAGSLARAFRRWTGQSLGEYRRKLVPLTDPEDDA comes from the coding sequence ATGGACTATCGCGATCCCCTGCCCAGTTCGGTGTCGGTGGCCTACCTGCAGGGCCTTGTGGAGCATCTGCAGCGCCACGGCGTAGAGCCGGCGAAGCTGCTGGCGACGGTGCATCTGGAGCCCTCGATCCTCGCTCAGCGCGACCAGCGTATCGCCGCCAGTGCCTACCTCGAACTGGTCGGCGCCGGTGTACGCCTGAGTGGCGACGCCAACCTCGGCCTGCACCTGGGGGAAGCGGTGCGCCCCGGCTACTACGGCGTACTCGGCTACCTGATCATGAGCTGCGCGACCCTTTCCGACGCCCTGCATCGCCAGGCGCGTTATGCCGCGCTGGTGGGCAACCTGGGCCGCGTCGAGCTGGCCGACGAGCCGCCGCGCGCCGGTTGCGAGCCGTTGGTCAAGCACTGCTGGGAGGCGCTGCTGCCGCAACAGCAGCGGCAGATGAGCGAGGAGACGCTGGCCGGCTGGGTCAGCTTCGGCCATTGGGTCAGTGGCGTGGACGAGGCGCCGTTCGAAGTCCGCTTCAGCCACAGCGCCCCGGCGGACGTCAGCGAACACGCACGCATCTTCCGATGCCCGGTACTGTTCGATCAGCCGGACAATGCTCTGGTCTTCCCCAAGCGCCTGCTGGCGCTGCCGCTCGGCCAGGCTGACGCCCAGGTACAGCGCACCCTGGATGCCTACGCCGAACGCCTGCTGGTGGAGATCAACAAGGGCGACAGCGTGCTTGACCGCGCGCGCCTGGAGCTGGCGCGCCAGTTGCCGGAGCAGGGCGCCGACCTGGAGCGCCTGTCGCTGACGCTCGCCCTGAGCCCTCGTACCCTGCAGCGCCGCCTGCGCGATACCGGCCTGTCGTTCAGCCAACTGGTGGACGAAACCCGCCAGCAGCTGGTGCTCCACTATTTGCGCGACCCGGCTTTGGATACCGCCGATATCGCCTATCTGCTGGGCTTCAGTGAGGCCGGTTCGCTCGCCCGCGCATTCCGGCGCTGGACGGGGCAGAGTCTGGGCGAATACCGGCGTAAACTGGTGCCTTTGACTGATCCCGAGGACGATGCATGA
- a CDS encoding DUF1289 domain-containing protein, whose translation MSSSPASDAQASVASPCCRRCCLDDADVCVGCGRTLGEILEWNEADSERRRAILADCEKRRNNHSPKW comes from the coding sequence ATGTCGAGTTCCCCGGCATCTGACGCGCAGGCGAGCGTCGCCTCGCCCTGCTGCCGGCGCTGCTGCCTGGACGACGCGGATGTCTGCGTCGGCTGCGGCCGCACCCTGGGCGAGATCCTGGAGTGGAACGAGGCGGACAGCGAGCGTCGCCGGGCGATCCTGGCAGACTGCGAAAAGCGCCGAAACAACCACTCGCCGAAGTGGTGA
- the dapF gene encoding diaminopimelate epimerase produces the protein MLLRFTKMHGLGNDFMVLDLVSQHAHVQPRHVKQWGDRNFGVGFDQLLIVEPPGNPDADFRYRIFNCDGTEVEQCGNGARCFARFVVDKRLTAKKTIRVETKGGMIELTIANDGQVTVDMGPPRLVPEQVPFKAESEALSYPLEVDGQRYELAAISMGNPHGVLRVDDVDSAPVRTLGPKLEIHESFPQKANIGFLQIVNPHQARLRVWERGAGETLACGTGACAAAVAGIRQGWLQSPVQIDLPGGRLSIEWAGPGQPVMMTGPAVRVFEGQVRL, from the coding sequence ATGCTTCTGCGCTTTACCAAGATGCACGGGCTGGGCAATGACTTCATGGTCCTGGACCTGGTCAGCCAGCACGCCCACGTGCAGCCACGCCACGTCAAACAGTGGGGCGACCGCAACTTCGGGGTCGGATTCGATCAACTGCTGATCGTCGAGCCGCCGGGCAACCCGGACGCGGACTTTCGCTACCGCATCTTCAACTGCGACGGTACCGAGGTCGAACAGTGCGGCAACGGCGCGCGCTGCTTCGCCCGCTTCGTGGTGGACAAGCGCCTGACCGCGAAGAAGACCATCCGCGTGGAAACCAAGGGCGGCATGATCGAGCTGACCATCGCCAACGATGGCCAGGTCACCGTCGACATGGGCCCGCCGCGCCTGGTGCCCGAACAGGTGCCGTTCAAGGCCGAGAGCGAGGCGTTGAGTTATCCCCTGGAAGTGGACGGGCAGCGCTACGAGCTGGCCGCCATCTCCATGGGCAACCCGCACGGCGTGCTGCGCGTGGATGACGTCGACAGCGCACCGGTACGCACCCTGGGCCCGAAACTCGAAATCCACGAAAGCTTCCCGCAGAAGGCCAACATCGGCTTCCTGCAGATCGTCAATCCGCACCAGGCACGCTTGCGCGTCTGGGAACGCGGCGCCGGCGAGACCCTGGCCTGCGGCACCGGCGCCTGCGCCGCCGCCGTCGCAGGCATTCGCCAGGGCTGGCTGCAATCGCCGGTACAGATCGACCTTCCCGGCGGACGGTTGTCCATCGAGTGGGCAGGGCCGGGTCAGCCCGTTATGATGACCGGGCCCGCCGTGCGGGTGTTCGAAGGCCAGGTACGTCTATAA
- the lptM gene encoding LPS translocon maturation chaperone LptM, producing MKRLLLPFVAIALLTAAIAGCGQKGPLYLPDDEKAKNEHSKDRYGL from the coding sequence ATGAAGCGACTGCTGCTTCCCTTCGTCGCGATCGCCCTGCTGACCGCCGCCATCGCTGGCTGCGGGCAGAAAGGCCCGCTGTACCTGCCGGACGACGAAAAGGCCAAGAACGAACACAGCAAGGACCGCTACGGTCTCTGA